In Takifugu flavidus isolate HTHZ2018 chromosome 5, ASM371156v2, whole genome shotgun sequence, the following proteins share a genomic window:
- the gas2l1 gene encoding GAS2-like protein 2B, with protein MADQSNIQSAASKSIRPFKSSEEYLYAMKEDLAEWLNTLYDLDITADTFMDALETGCALCRHANNVNRAAQDFQLEYPEAAHAMKVPSKDVVFQSRNVVSGSFLARDNVSNFISWCRQELWIKDVLMFETNDLVERCNEKNFVLCLLEVARRGSKFGMLAPMLIQLEEEIEEEIRDQECQRIDTEVPPEQSPPSSRRFSGKESRKHVEDEGEPDPEPFIWPQKRVLCDMRNLDELVREILGQCSCPAQFPMIKVSEGKYKVGDSSALIFIRVLRTHVMVRVGGGWDTLEHYLDKHDPCRCAAFAHRYHQAKASGQGQGGHSKSSSAHSSRSTSPGPLWRNDGVAPYKPPDRRSLEPSSASCAPSSSTRPGRSRNPSSSSELDSGSHRTLLPQPPRDRSEPRHFNPLRNKETMLPLSRRLSGDSDSSTASSKGGGGGGGGGGGGGGRHSLGGASRRSGDEVVLLVSRKEGRHMIERPGGGNQGPSLRPNIPRARSQSRERSALAPVLKPNPPQGSSDGSRTSRTERGRSLGNDGPRRFHAPRSHSQSKLSTRANDASLGPASCFKDPQPPPSDRKEDLRAKQAPPASPRLGGGFSKRQSSSCTNSPIKGTNNNNSSPSKKTITTPRPPAPRPPTTGKNRLLPPVTSGGRRSPHSTPRNSYHHPTRSARTLQGPRSIGRGQPRNWAGPEHQESEEEDVTPGFQMLPTIDPQREQDLYRSFEAEFLANSQQARGVLSRVPAGAIQQGSLTSSGPAPANSNVTDSAYSSSNSSTSSLNVGAKMGTLPDLRESKRTNPNHLPLDDPLHVLYGNSLGGTHHFVQGEQWSECRGGLKKLPAISSSMEERELSSYLSESDLMNQTPSKPAVDCRNMNGDHEILTAKVGITNDEGKLDWRTEHSGDIPLENHQKILTYDIDNCDGSDDLPPPEACPSPVPFPRSEDCSFQDSSSESSSMCFSLSESYSESPQPSSPVANGDAHGEAPSAKKGQKKGDKLDSLAKPKPRAKIRPRIDNWPENCPTRIPTPVSYRDLQVHEALSPSCTPPLSPQCSRSSARTTTCKILHPVFADMIHPQTRSPALGNKDRSYPGKSGSLGTDAWL; from the exons ATGGCTGATCAGAGCAACATTCAGTCCGCCGCCTCTAAGAGTATCAGGCCCTTTAAATCCAGCGAAGAGTACCTGTATGCCATGAAGGAGGATCTGGCAGAATGGTTAAACACCCTGTACGACCTAGATATCACTGCGGACACCTTCATGGACGCGCTGGAGACGGGCTGTGCCCTCTGTCGGCACGCCAACAACGTCAACCGCGCCGCGCAGGACTTCCAGCTGGAGTACCCGGAGGCTGCGCACGCCATGAAGGTGCCGTCCAAAGATGTGGTCTTTCAGTCGCGCAACGTCGTCTCCGGCTCGTTCCTGGCCCGAGACAACGTCTCCAATTTCATCAGCTGGTGCCGGCAGGAGCTCTGGATCAAGGACGTGCTCATGTTCGAGACCAACGACCTGGTGGAGCGATGCAACGAGAAGAATTTCGTGCTCTGCCTCCTCGAGGTAGCGCGACGCGGCTCCAAGTTCGGCATGCTGGCCCCCATGTTgatccagctggaggaggagatcgaGGAGGAGATCCGGGACCAAGAGTGCCAGCGGATCGATACGGAGGTGCCGCCCGAGCAGAGCCCGCCCAGCAGCAGGCGCTTCAGCGGGAAGGAGAGCAGGAAGCATGTGGAGGATGAGGGGGAGCCTGACCCCGAGCCCTTCATCTGGCCGCAGAAGAGGGTTCTGTGTGACATGCGGAATTTGGACGAGCTG gtGCGGGAGATTCTGGGCCAGTGCTCCTGCCCCGCTCAGTTCCCCATGATCAAGGTGTCGGAGGGGAAGTACAAGGTGGGAGACTCCAGCGCGTTGATCTTCATCAGG GTCCTTCGAACCCATGTGATGGTGCGTGTCGGAGGGGGCTGGGACACACTGGAGCACTATTTGGACAAGCATGACCCGTGTCGCTGTGCTGCTTTCG CACACCGCTACCACCAGGCTAAAGCTAGTGGCCAGGGACAAGGAGGCCACAGCAAGTCCTCGAGTGCGCACTCGTCTCGCTCCACCAGTCCGGGTCCACTCTGGAGAAACGATGGCGTCGCACCTTACAAGCCCCCCGACAGACGCTCCCTGGAgccctcctctgcttcctgtgctCCTAGTTCCTCCACACGCCCTGGACGATCCCGAAACCCATCCAGCTCCTCTGAGCTTGACTCCGGGTCACACCGTACCCTGCTTCCTCAGCCACCGCGTGACCGCTCGGAACCTCGCCACTTTAATCCGCTCAG GAATAAGGAGACAATGCTGCCGCTGTCACGACGTCTGTCTGGAGATAGTGACTCCTCTACAGCCTCTTCTaagggaggaggcggaggaggcggaggaggcggaggaggtggaggacggcACTCCCTCGGTGGTGCTTCACGGCGCTCTGGTGATGAGGTAGTTCTACTTGTCAGTCGCAAGGAGGGAAGGCACATGATCGAGCGACCAGGAGGTGGGAATCAGGGCCCATCCCTGCGCCCAAACATTCCCCGCGCACGCAGTCAGTCTCGAGAACGCTCAGCGCTCGCTCCAGTGCTTAAACCAAACCCACCTCAGGGGTCCTCCGATGGCTCACGGACATCCCGCACAGAGAGGGGGCGCTCACTTGGAAACGACGGCCCGAGGAGATTTCACGCTCCACGTTCACACAGCCAGAGCAAACTGTCGACAAGAGCGAATGATGCCAGCCTGGGACCCGCCTCTTGCTTTAAAGACCCTCAGCCCCCTCCCTCTGACAGAAAAGAGGACCTTCGGGCCAAGCAGGCACCCCCAGCCTCACCCAGATTAGGTGGCGGGTTCAGCAAGAGGCAGTCGTCCTCGTGCACCAACTCGCCTATTAAAGGcaccaacaacaataacagcagcCCCAGCAAGAAGACCATCACCACCCCCAGACCACCAGCGCCTCGGCCCCCAACCACAGGAAAGAACAGATTACTGCCCCCTGTCACTTCAGGAGGCCGACGGTCACCACACTCAACTCCCCGCAACTCGTACCATCACCCTACACGCTCAGCTCGGACTTTACAGGGCCCTCGTTCCATCGGGCGTGGCCAGCCCCGGAACTGGGCTGGGCCGGAACACCAGGAGTCCGAGGAAGAGGATGTGACCCCTGGCTTCCAGATGCTGCCAACGATAGACCCCCAGAGGGAGCAGGACCTGTATCGCAGCTTTGAGGCTGAATTTCTGGCCAATTCCCAACAGGCTCGAGGAGTACTGAGCAGAGTGCCAGCAGGAGCGATCCAACAGGGATCTTTGACCAGTTCAGGACCGGCACCTGCTAATTCTAACGTCACAGACTCTGCGTATTCGTCGTcgaactcctccacctcctccctgaaTGTGGGGGCAAAGATGGGGACGCTGCCAGACCTCAGGGAATCCAAGCGAACTAATCCCAATCACCTCCCGCTCGATGACCCCTTACATGTTCTTTATGGCAACAGTTTAGGAGGAACGCACCACTTCGTTCAAGGGGAGCAGTGGTCAGAGTGCAGAGGTGGCCTGAAGAAACTCCCGGCTATCTCCAGCTCCATGGAAGAGAGAGAACTCTCATCTTACCTGTCGGAGTCCGACTTAATGAACCAGACCCCCTCAAAACCTGCTGTAGACTGTAGGAATATGAACGGAGACCATGAAATTTTAACTGCTAAAGTGGGGATTACAAATGATGAGGGTAAACTTGATTGGCGCACAGAGCATTCAGGAGATATTCCTCTGGAGAATCATCAGAAAATCTTAACCTATGACATAGACAATTGCGATGGCAGCGACGATCTTCCGCCGCCAGAGGCTTGCCCGTCACCCGTGCCCTTTCCCCGCTCAGAGGATTGCTCCTTCCAAGATTCCTCCAGTGAAAGCTCTTCCATGTGCTTCAGCCTCAGCGAGTCCTACTCGGAATCCCCCCAACCTTCTTCTCCGGTGGCCAATGGAGACGCTCACGGAGAAGCACCGTCCGCTAAGAAAGGGCAGAAAAAGGGGGACAAGTTAGACTCTCTTGCAAAGCCCAAGCCTAGAGCGAAAATCAGGCCTCGCATTGACAACTGGCCAGAAAACTGCCCCACGCGTATTCCCACGCCGGTCAGCTACCGAGATCTGCAGGTTCACGAAGCCCTGTCCCCATCCTGCACCCCGCCACTGTCGCCACAGTGCTCGCGCTCCTCCGCTCGCACGACCACGTGCAAGATCCTGCACCCGGTGTTTGCGGATATGATCCATCCGCAGACACGTTCCCCAGCCTTAGGCAACAAAGACCGCTCATACCCTGGAAAGTCAGGGAGCCTTGGAACCGATGCCTGGCTGTAG